Part of the Bacillus sp. N1-1 genome, TTTTGTTCTCGCTACGAGGACAACTGTCTTTAATGGGGGTCAGGTTCGTACCTGACCCCCTCAGACCACTACACTACCGCCGTTACCCCATAAACAGCCTCATGAAAATGATGAACCTCGGGCTTAAGACCATTCTCTTCAAAAATCTCCTTCATCTTCTGTGAAGAAATCCGCTCGTGAAGGGGAGGACCCATTTCCATTTCAATGGCTTCCCATTCGAGCACAAGTAACTGTTGTCCCGGTTTAATGATTCGCTTAAATTCTCGAAAAGCTTTCTTAAGATCAGGTACTTCATGAATGACAAAAGCAGCAACTGCTTTGTCCACTACGTGATCAGCCAGATTAATTTGTTCTAAATTGCTGACAACGTATTCAATATTACCCGCTTCTGCTTCTTCCGAGGCACGGTTCTGAAGAAGATCCAACATCTGCTTCTCGATATCAACCGCGTAGACCTTTTCTGCCACTTCCGCTAAAGGTAAGGTGAAATATCCATTCCCCGCTCCAAAATCAGCTACATGATCAGTCGTCGTTACATCAAGATGGGCAATAACTTGTTCAGGTGAGATGATTTCCCTTCGCTTTGGATCAAGAAGCCGATCCGCCTTTCCCGGTTTGAATCGTTTCCCTGCCATAATGAAAACCTCCTTAACAATCTGGCTATAATAAATACCACTACCGGTATTATAACAAGAATACACGATTCACGCATAAAAGCCCGCTCTCTTTAAGAGCGGACTTCAAAATGTCCTTTATATAGGGACAGTTGTTTTTGATAGGGGTCAGGTACGAACCTGACCCCTTCGACGCCCCTCTTTATACCCATCTGGATTCTCCGACTGCCAGCGCCACGTGTCGCGACACATTTCTTCAATGCCTTTAGCTGCTTTCCATCCAAGCTCTGTTTCAGCTTTCGTTGGGTCAGCGTAGCATTCTCCGATATCACCAGGACGGCGTGGCGCAATCGAATACTTCACTTCTTTTCCTGTTGCTTCTTCAAAAGCCTTTACCATTTGAAGCACGCTATAGCCGTTACCTGTCCCAAGGTTATACGCCTCAACACCCGTCGTGCCTAGAGTATGCTCAAGGGCTTTTAAATGGCCGTTCGCTAGATCTTCAACATGAATGTAATCACGTACGCCCGTACCGTCAGCTGTGTCATAGTCATCACCAAACACGCTAAGCTGTTCAAGCTTTCCTACAGCTACCTGACTAATATATGGCATCAAGTTGTTTGGAATCCCGTTTGGGTCTTCTCCAATTCGACCGCTGATGTGAGCACCGATTGGATTGAAATAGCGAAGAAGGGCAATGCTCCAGTTTGAATCTGCCACGTGAAGATCACGAAGAATTTGTTCAATCATAAGCTTCGTTTGACCATAAGGATTCGTCGCACTTAGCGGCGCTTCTTCTGTAATCGGCATGACGTCTGGCATCCCATACACAGTGGCCGAAGAGCTGAAGACAATATTCCTTACGTTGTATTTCTCCATCACTTCACAAAGAACGAACGTCCCTGTTAAGTTATTATGATAATAATGAAGTGGCATGGAAACCGACTCACCGACGGCTTTCAAGCCTGCAAAATGAATAACCGCTTCAATCTCATTTTCTTCAAATACCTTTTCTAACGAAGCACGATCAAGGAGATCCACTTCATAAATAGGAAAATCTCTCTCTGTTAATTCTTTAACACGATCAAGCGACTCCATCTTACTATTCGAAAAGTTATCAACGACAACAATATCAGAACCGTGATTAAGCAACTGCACACATGTATGACTTCCGATGTACCCAGCACCGCCTGTTACTAAAATAGCCATTCTTAATCCCCCACTTCTCGTAATGTCTCCAAAAAATTCCTTCTAATCATATCACAATCAATCCATGAATTTCAGGGCGTATAATGAAAAAATCGCTCTCAGTGAGAGCGATTCTGTTATAGGGTAGCAAATCGATTAAAACAAGATCCAGGATTTCTTTCGTTTTCCCTTCTCTTCTTTCTGTTCAGAATCAGCAGCTAAAAGGCCTTCCTGCTTCTTCATTCCTTCTTCTTTAAAGCGGCGTTTTTCTTCCTTCGACCACGATTTGTATTCTTTAATAAAGGCTTCATACTTCGGCATGATGTCCTTCATCGGGCCATACTCACGGATCGTACCATGTTCAAGCCAGATCGCTTTATTACAAAACTTTTTCATCTGGCCGTTCGAATGACTCACGAAGAAAATGGTCTTGCCACGTTCTTTAAACTCTTCCATTTTCACAAGACATTTATCCGCAAATGTTTTGTCACCAACAGAAAGTGCCTCATCGACAATAAGAACATCCGGATCAACGCTGATTGAGATCGAAAATCCAAGACGCGATTTCATACCGCTTGAGTATTTCTTAACAGGCATATCAATAAATTTACCGATATCGGCAAACTCAATAATATCAGGCTTCATTTTTTCAATAACGTCCTTTTTATAGCCCATCATGAGAAGCTTTAACTCAATGTTCTCCCGACCTGTTAACTCTTTATTTAATCCGGCAGAAACGGCGATAAGAGAGACATCACCTTTAACGTCAATTTCCCCACTCGTTGGTGGAGTAATGTTGGCAACAAGATTAGAGAACGTTGATTTCCCTGATCCGTTAACACCAATAATGCCAACAACGTCGCCTTCTCCTGCTTCAAAGGTTAAGTCACGTATGGCATAGAAATCCTCACCGTAACCTCCTGGAAGAAGGATGTCCTTCAGCTTATCGGAGTTCTGCCTGTGCATTTTATATTTTTTCGTAATCCCATTTAATTTAACTGAATAGCTCATAAACGACAGTCCTTATTAAATATAGTCTACGAAATGACTCTTGAACTTCATATGCAGGTAGGAACCAATCATCAATAACAGCATAACAACAACCCAATAATAAAGAGTGTATTGAAGCGTCTGATGAACCCAGCCCATGCCGAGAAGTGCATCTCTGTAGCCTTCCACTATATAGTATAGCGGATTTAGTTTCATCCCAACCTGGATAAATCCAGGTAAATCATCAATTGTCCAAAGAATCGGTGTCAAATAAAGGAACATCCGTATAAACGACTGAAGCATTTTGTGGACATCTCGCACAATCGTCGATAACGTCGACGTAATAAGAGAGATCGCAAATATTAAAATAATTAATGAAAACATATAATAAGGCAACTGAATCAAGTGCCACGATAAGCCCTGTCCGGTTAATAACACGGCTGCAAAATAAATACCGAGAAGAATCAAGTGCTGGTAAAAGACTGACATGATCACGTAACTCGGAATTGTACTCATCGGGAAATTCATTTTCGATACCATCGATATCCTGGTATAGATCGACTTTGACCCTTGAATAACAGCTGGATTAAAGAAGAACCAAACAACAAGACCAGCAGACATCCATAGCACAAACGGGACCCCATCGACAGGGTTACCGTTACGGATCCCAAACCCAAACACAAACCAGTATATACTCATTTGGAACAGAGGATTGAGGATTTCCCATACCATACCAAGATAGTTGTTGCTATTTGTACTTTTCACTTGATAAATCGAAAGCCGATTAATTAAGTAAAAGTTACTTACTTGTTCTTTTAAAACTGCAATCATCGAATTCATGCTTATTTTGCCTCACTAACAAAAATTTGGTCAACAACCTTTTTGGTAGCAGATCCTCCTTCGAGGTAACAATACGTCTGATAGAAATCGTTATACTTTTCCTCGAATGCGCCAAAACCTTCATTCTCAAACGTTTGAATGGCCTTTAACACTTCTGCGGTTGTTGTCACTACAGGACCGGGTGCTTCAACTTCTAGATCAAAGTAGAAGCCACGCAATTTGTCTCGATATGAAGCAAGATCGTAGGTGAAGAAAATGATCGGTCTTCTTAAATTCGCGTAATCGAAAAAGACAGAAGAATAATCCGTGATCAAAACGTCGGACATCAAGTAAAGATCGTTTACGTCCACACCTACAGATAAATCATAGACAAATCCCTCATATGGAGAAAGGTCAAATTGCTCAGCAATCAAGTAGTGCATCCTTAACACAATAACATAATCATCACCGATTTCGCGTCTTAACAAATCTAAATCCAATTTCAGCTCGTGCTTGTATTTCCCCGGCTGATAGAATTCATCATCTCGCCAAGTCGGTGCATAAAGAACCACTTTTTTATGCGTCGGAATGCTATACTCCGCTTTTAAAGCTGCAATTCCTTTTTCATCATTTTCAAGATGCAGGCGATCATTACGAGGATAGCCCGATTCAATCATGTTTTTCTTAAAACCAAACGCTCGCTCAAAAATTTCTGTTGAGTAGCGGTTAGGTGAAATAAGATAATCCCATTTCGCCGCTTCCTTATAAAAATTATCTTTATAAGAGAGCGTATTCGTCCCAGGCATGTGTACCTCGTCCATATCTCCTGCAAGCTTTTTAAGTGGCGTGCCGTGCCACGTTTGCACATAAACGGTGTGCGATGGTTTTGGAATCCAAAGCGACATTCGACTATTCGTTACCCAATAACGGGCACGAGCCATTAGGTAAAACCATCTTAGCGAAAATCGCCTTACAGTTGGTATACCCTTTTTACGGAATAAATCGGCATGTGACTCTTCAACGCTCCAAATCATTTCAAGGTTATAATCGTGCTTCACAAGATATTCGTAGATCGCTCTTGGATTACAGCTATATTGTTTTCCGGAAAAGCTCTCGAAAATTACGAGACGCTTGTTTGCAGGAAACCGACCTAATGCCACGAAAAGAAGTCGACTGAACGCCTTCATCAATGGATATATTTTCATCATCTTCAATAGCTTTTTCATGAAATGGACACCTTACTCCCGACAAATAGTAGATTCATTTGAAATGCCCTCTCGCTTTAAAAAACAGGATAGTGCCATATCGCCTTCATCAGCGGCAGTACCCTGTTTCTTAAACGTGCATCTACACTTCAGCTTTTTCAGGTTCAAACACCCTGTTAATCACTTTCTTGGCTGCATAGCCATCATCAAGATGGCAATATTTATCGTAAAAAGCATTAAATTTACTTTCGTACTCGATCTCAATTCTTTCAAGATTTTCAA contains:
- a CDS encoding ABC transporter permease, which gives rise to MNSMIAVLKEQVSNFYLINRLSIYQVKSTNSNNYLGMVWEILNPLFQMSIYWFVFGFGIRNGNPVDGVPFVLWMSAGLVVWFFFNPAVIQGSKSIYTRISMVSKMNFPMSTIPSYVIMSVFYQHLILLGIYFAAVLLTGQGLSWHLIQLPYYMFSLIILIFAISLITSTLSTIVRDVHKMLQSFIRMFLYLTPILWTIDDLPGFIQVGMKLNPLYYIVEGYRDALLGMGWVHQTLQYTLYYWVVVMLLLMIGSYLHMKFKSHFVDYI
- a CDS encoding CDP-glycerol glycerophosphotransferase family protein; translation: MKAFSRLLFVALGRFPANKRLVIFESFSGKQYSCNPRAIYEYLVKHDYNLEMIWSVEESHADLFRKKGIPTVRRFSLRWFYLMARARYWVTNSRMSLWIPKPSHTVYVQTWHGTPLKKLAGDMDEVHMPGTNTLSYKDNFYKEAAKWDYLISPNRYSTEIFERAFGFKKNMIESGYPRNDRLHLENDEKGIAALKAEYSIPTHKKVVLYAPTWRDDEFYQPGKYKHELKLDLDLLRREIGDDYVIVLRMHYLIAEQFDLSPYEGFVYDLSVGVDVNDLYLMSDVLITDYSSVFFDYANLRRPIIFFTYDLASYRDKLRGFYFDLEVEAPGPVVTTTAEVLKAIQTFENEGFGAFEEKYNDFYQTYCYLEGGSATKKVVDQIFVSEAK
- the galE gene encoding UDP-glucose 4-epimerase GalE; translated protein: MAILVTGGAGYIGSHTCVQLLNHGSDIVVVDNFSNSKMESLDRVKELTERDFPIYEVDLLDRASLEKVFEENEIEAVIHFAGLKAVGESVSMPLHYYHNNLTGTFVLCEVMEKYNVRNIVFSSSATVYGMPDVMPITEEAPLSATNPYGQTKLMIEQILRDLHVADSNWSIALLRYFNPIGAHISGRIGEDPNGIPNNLMPYISQVAVGKLEQLSVFGDDYDTADGTGVRDYIHVEDLANGHLKALEHTLGTTGVEAYNLGTGNGYSVLQMVKAFEEATGKEVKYSIAPRRPGDIGECYADPTKAETELGWKAAKGIEEMCRDTWRWQSENPDGYKEGRRRGQVRT
- a CDS encoding class I SAM-dependent methyltransferase — encoded protein: MAGKRFKPGKADRLLDPKRREIISPEQVIAHLDVTTTDHVADFGAGNGYFTLPLAEVAEKVYAVDIEKQMLDLLQNRASEEAEAGNIEYVVSNLEQINLADHVVDKAVAAFVIHEVPDLKKAFREFKRIIKPGQQLLVLEWEAIEMEMGPPLHERISSQKMKEIFEENGLKPEVHHFHEAVYGVTAVV